The Raphanus sativus cultivar WK10039 chromosome 2, ASM80110v3, whole genome shotgun sequence DNA segment GCTCTCTCTATACAAATTCAATGTAAACAACAGAGaaacaatatcaaaaaaaaaagaagaagaagaagccaaagTTAGTGAGAGATTGACATGAGATGCACAAAAAAGAGTTAGAAGAAGAGCGTGTATAATGATGCAGCAGCGTGATCCAATTTGCTAATTTAGTAATTGCAGTGCTGGGATCATAATTCATCAGACCAATGCAAATAACCAACTGATCCAAAGATGGTTAGCTCCCATGACCTCTAAACAGCTAAGTGACAAGACTGATATACAACGCTACTGCTAATACTAGCTCAAGAATTTGGCTCTCGTGTCAAAAAAACATGAAGTATATTGTAATATAAGACAATATATGACATGAAAAAACACGCCCTGAAAGACTTCCACTAGGATGGAAACCATACACAGACACAAGAGAGATTCACGTCCTTAAGAAAGGTTTATCTACACACTAGGAGACATTAACGAAAACAGAAAGTGATCAATGccaaaaaaacgaaaagaagatggagaagaaacaTACCCTTCTCTCCCAGTAGGGCAAGAAGCAGACGAAGTCATAGACAGGAGTGATGGTTTGCACCAAAACAGCGTTGATTCCAGTGAAAAGCAAGAGTCCCGTCAGAGGCCTTGTTCTGTGTGGCATCTCTTTCTTCCAAACCCTTTAAGAAATTTTCAGCTCAGTGAAAAAATCATTAGTTAACATCTCTATCTCTCACAGTCAAGACTATCCTAACTTATCTTATCAAAACATCATCAAATTAAAAGAGCGACGCAAAGCTTTTACTAGTAAGCTAAGCAGATATAGTGAAGATTGATTCTCAAGATGTTAACACATTCTTGTAGTAGAAACACACCAAAGAAGAAAGCGAACGCTAAAAGATCACTGACTGATTGAGAGGAaccagaagaaaagaaataaaacagaAGCTAGTGGAACATAATCGAATCATTTCTGAAATCAAAACGTACAGAATCAAAACATTTAACAATTTAACTGAGAACAATTCGAAAAAAATGGAGTATTGACTTACGACGGGAGATTCTTCGAAAAGTCGTCAGGCGACGGAGAGGGATCTTCGGTGGCGCGACGAGGCGGAGTTCTTTTGAGCAAATTAGGTCTCTGTTTGTTTGGTTCCCGAAACGACACCGTTTAGTTTTAAGTGAAATGTAACGGTGGATAAGCGCGCAACGTGGCTTCTTACTCATCCAAGAATGAGTTCCTAACGTCCGATCGTTGTTGCCACCTCTTCttcgtttctttttttgtttctgcagatttttttttttttaaacaaaaaattgaataaGAAATCTCGTTTGTTTCATCCGCCATTAACGACCTCTCAAGGTATATATCTCCGGAGATATAACTCTATACGTTATTGTTTTGTTCAATTTCAATCGTTGAttagtttgttttattgttCAAACCTGCaagcttctcttttttttttttcctttggtCTCCTTACAGAACTTACTGTCGGTGATTTATTGATGTCTCGGTTTCGTTCTTTAGTAGTGCCATTTCTGTCTAGAtcacttttctctctctctctgtgtttcAATGCTTAGGATGGATCCTACATCACTATTTTTTTGTATTACATTTCTCTGTAGAATGTGTTGATTGGTTTCCTGAGGATACGATTGTTAATtagaggttttcttctttgaGCAATGATAAGAGCGTTGGGA contains these protein-coding regions:
- the LOC108843221 gene encoding uncharacterized protein LOC108843221, coding for MPHRTRPLTGLLLFTGINAVLVQTITPVYDFVCFLPYWERRRERIRMEREAVAASSNSTTSAQEATRASAG